In the Rhinatrema bivittatum chromosome 6, aRhiBiv1.1, whole genome shotgun sequence genome, one interval contains:
- the FAM237A gene encoding protein FAM237A produces the protein MDSGSRGMLHCSMRLPYSLLFMGIICFIPFSCHSHIDPLALGRADPQCWEASSAILLEMRKPRISDTVTGFWDFMIYLKSSENLKHGALFWDLAQLFWDIYVDCVLSRTHGLGRRQLTEEEQKITNLHLQVTGSMQKTFSQGPSIPLLKKRELIEGSIGIHVQKSGSRMLERVIKAMDLKRK, from the exons ATGGATTCTGGGAGTAGAGGAATGCTACACTGCAGCATGCGACTTCCCTATTCACTGCTGTTCATGGGAATAATTTGCTTCATCCCCTTCTCCTGCCACAGTCACATTGATCCACTGGCTCTGGGACGAGCTGACCCCCAGTGTTGGGAGGCCTCATCGGCCATCTTACTGGAGATGAGGAAACCTCGCATTTCTGACACCGTCACTGGCTTCTGGGACTTTATGATCTATCTGAAGTCATCAGAAAACTTGAAGCATGGGGCTCTCTTCTGGGACCTGGCACAGCTTTTCTGGGACATCTATGTAGACTGTGTGCTCTCCAGAACCCATGGTCTAGGCAGGAGGCAGCTAACCGAAGAGGAACAAAAAATCACAAATCTCCATTTGCAAGTCACAGGAAGTATGCAAA AAACATTTTCTCAAGGTCCAAGTATACCACTTCTTAAGAAGAGAGAGCTGATTGAAGGTTCAATAGGTATCCACGTACAGAAAAGTGGTTCCCGAATGCTTGAAAGAGTTATCAAGGCAATGGATTTGAAGAGGAAATAA